Proteins from a single region of Gossypium arboreum isolate Shixiya-1 chromosome 1, ASM2569848v2, whole genome shotgun sequence:
- the LOC108482000 gene encoding short-chain dehydrogenase TIC 32, chloroplastic-like — MWIFGSKGPSGFSSSSTAEEVTQGIDGSALTAIVTGASSGIGVETTRVLALRGVHVVMAVRNVDAGRNVKEAILKEIPGAKIDVMELDLSSLASIRKFASQYQSSNLPLNLLINNAGVGTPFMLSHDGIELQFATNYLGPFLLTDLLSETMKKTARESNIEGRIVNVSSIGHRFTYSEGIRFDKINDESGYSSWYAYGQSKLATILHAKELSRRLKEDGVEITANSLHPGAILTNIMRHNGFMNGFFHLIGKYFLKSIPQGAATTCYVALHPQVKGVSGEFFMDSNISTPSSMAKDVDLAKKLWDFSFTLINPK, encoded by the exons atgtgGATTTTTGGAAGTAAAGGACCATCAggattctcttcttcttctacAGCAGAGGAAGTTACTCAAGGGATTGATGGATCTGCCCTCACTGCCATTGTGACGG GAGCATCGAGCGGTATTGGTGTAGAGACAACCCGCGTCCTTGCATTGCGCGGTGTCCACGTAGTTATGGCCGTAAGGAATGTGGATGCTGGTCGGAATGTCAAGGAAGCAATACTAAAAGAAATACCTGGTGCTAAGATTGATGTAATGGAATTAGATCTAAGCTCATTGGCATCAATAAGAAAATTTGCATCACAATATCAATCGTCTAATCTTCCCTTGAATCTACTAAT CAACAACGCCGGGGTTGGAACACCGTTCATGTTATCGCACGATGGCATCGAATTGCAATTTGCAACCAACTATTTAG GTCCTTTTCTTCTAACCGATCTTCTATCAGAGACTATGAAAAAAACAGCACGCGAAAGCAACATAGAAGGGAGGATTGTCAATGTATCTTCGATAGGTCATCGGTTTACGTATAGCGAGGGAATCCGCTTCGACAAAATCAACGATGAATCAGG ATACTCCTCTTGGTATGCTTATGGACAATCAAAGCTTGCTACCATATTACATGCCAAGGAGCTTTCTAGGCGTCTAAAG GAAGATGGGGTGGAGATTACAGCAAATTCACTTCATCCCGGAGCAATTCTGACCAATATTATGCGCCACAATGGTTTCATGAATG GCTTTTTCCATTTGATTGGGAAATATTTTCTCAAGAGTATTCCACAG GGAGCTGCCACTACATGTTATGTTGCATTACACCCACAAGTTAAAGGTGTTAGTGGAGAATTTTTCATGGACAGCAACATAAGTACCCCAAGCTCTATGGCTAAAGACGTAGATTTGGCTAAAAAACTATGGGATTTTAGCTTCACCTTGATCAATCCCAAGTAG